A genomic segment from Pseudomonas sp. S09G 359 encodes:
- a CDS encoding sodium:proton antiporter, producing MTFILWLAVLGAVLLTLALTSSYLRWMPVTTSAVCLLLGIGIGPLGVDLLHLDIKGSARWMEHLTEVAVLFSLFVSGLKLRLPLKHRTWRIAFGMAGPVMLLTILGICGVLHYLFELSWGVSLLVGAILAPTDPVLAGLVQVNNAQDYDALRFGLSGEAGLNDGTAFPFVIFALLFMQHGGFDGDWFSGWVFKHLLWAVPAGLLTGYWMGRGIGRMTLWLRITNSDSTLSPNDYLTLALIALAYVAAEAVGGYGFLSVFAAGLGLRQAEFRSTGNSQTPAEHLALPVVGHLEVEPEHALQGDVSELQDTQIAAGVMMGDMLSFGSLVERSMEVFLVTVLGVVLASHWDWRALPVAALLFWVIRPLSVFAMPWGRLIDRQQRGLISWFGIRGIGSIYYLFYALNHGLIGTSSAVAVNLTLSVIALSIVVHGLSTQPMLVWYERRAKVNIQS from the coding sequence ATGACATTTATCCTATGGTTGGCCGTACTGGGTGCAGTGTTGCTGACCCTCGCCCTCACCTCCTCCTACCTGCGCTGGATGCCGGTAACCACCTCGGCGGTGTGCCTGTTGCTGGGCATCGGCATAGGCCCGTTGGGCGTGGACCTGTTGCATCTGGATATCAAAGGCTCCGCGCGCTGGATGGAGCACCTCACCGAAGTGGCGGTGCTGTTTTCGCTGTTCGTCAGTGGGCTCAAGCTGCGTCTGCCCCTCAAGCACCGCACTTGGCGCATTGCGTTCGGCATGGCGGGACCAGTCATGCTGCTGACCATCCTCGGTATCTGCGGCGTGCTGCATTACCTGTTCGAGTTGTCCTGGGGCGTGTCGCTATTGGTCGGTGCCATTCTGGCGCCGACCGACCCGGTGCTGGCCGGGCTGGTTCAGGTCAACAACGCCCAGGACTATGACGCGCTGCGGTTCGGCCTGTCCGGTGAAGCGGGCCTGAACGACGGCACGGCGTTTCCCTTTGTGATTTTTGCGCTGTTGTTTATGCAGCACGGCGGGTTTGACGGTGACTGGTTCAGCGGCTGGGTGTTCAAGCATCTACTCTGGGCGGTGCCTGCCGGGTTGTTGACAGGTTACTGGATGGGCCGGGGCATCGGCCGCATGACCCTGTGGCTGCGCATCACCAACAGTGACAGCACCCTGTCACCGAACGACTACCTGACGCTTGCCCTGATCGCCCTCGCCTACGTGGCTGCCGAGGCTGTTGGCGGCTATGGCTTTCTGTCGGTGTTCGCCGCCGGGCTCGGCCTGCGCCAGGCGGAGTTCCGGTCCACCGGCAATTCACAGACCCCCGCAGAGCACCTGGCACTGCCGGTGGTGGGCCACCTGGAAGTCGAGCCGGAGCACGCCCTGCAGGGCGATGTGAGCGAACTTCAAGACACCCAGATCGCCGCGGGCGTGATGATGGGCGACATGCTCTCGTTCGGCAGCCTGGTGGAGCGCTCAATGGAAGTGTTTCTGGTAACGGTGCTGGGGGTGGTGCTGGCCAGCCACTGGGATTGGCGCGCGCTGCCGGTGGCGGCGTTGCTGTTCTGGGTGATCCGCCCACTCAGCGTGTTTGCCATGCCTTGGGGACGCCTGATCGATCGTCAGCAGCGCGGGCTGATCAGTTGGTTCGGGATTCGTGGGATCGGCAGCATCTACTACCTGTTCTACGCGCTCAACCATGGGCTGATTGGCACCAGCAGCGCAGTGGCGGTGAACCTGACGCTTTCGGTGATCGCCTTGAGCATCGTCGTTCATGGCCTCAGTACCCAGCCGATGCTGGTGTGGTATGAACGACGTGCCAAGGTGAATATTCAGTCCTGA